TATTCTCATTGGTTAACATTGACCAATGGCTTATTACAAAGCGTGGTTAAATGAATCTCAAAGCTTACCTTCTTGGCACTTGTTCCCAGTCCAGCTGGAGAGGCAGAGGCACGTTGCCTTGCCGTGGAGCGCTTTGCACTCTCCTCCGTTCCAGCAGCCTTCTTCACACGTCActgccacacacaacacaaacacacacacacacacacacacacacacacacacacacacacacacacacacacacacacacacactcagtcgtTTCTTTGATCTCAGCCACGTATTAGTGCAACCAAATAATGAGATGAAAGACACCAATCTGAAACGGATATACAAACCTTTGTGACAGTATTTCCCGCCAAAGCCGGCAGGACATCCGCACTTCCCCGGCCGGAGACACTGTCCTCCATTCTTACATTTGGGAAAACAGTTGGCTGAACACAAGTGGAACATATGTCAGCATACGTTTTTGTGTGCCTTATCTACCGAAACgtcaaacattaaaacatggATGATACGACTACTATTTCATTGAATTAATTTGTTAAAAAAGGAAGTTTGGTCAAAACAAATCCACATGCTGTGTAACCGACGAGCGGAACATCACCATACTGGCAGGTCTCTCCCTCGTAGCCCCGCATGCAGAAGCAAGTGTTGTTCCGAATGCAGATCCCCGAGTGTTTACACGACGGCTCGCACTTCGCCTTCGGATCGAAAACGAAGGGGTTCGCGACTCCTCGGGGTGCGTCGGAGCGCGATACGCACGGCCCTGTGAGCGCGGCCAGAAGcgccaggaggagcagggaccCCCCGGGGCCCAGACGCACGAGCTGCATCGCGACACAGGTGAGAAAACTTT
Above is a genomic segment from Gadus morhua chromosome 6, gadMor3.0, whole genome shotgun sequence containing:
- the seraf gene encoding von Willebrand factor D and EGF domain-containing protein, with the protein product MGDPIIFTAPSSSRSHSNYLRTTTATLRTLVRLGPGGSLLLLALLAALTGPCVSRSDAPRGVANPFVFDPKAKCEPSCKHSGICIRNNTCFCMRGYEGETCQYANCFPKCKNGGQCLRPGKCGCPAGFGGKYCHKVTCEEGCWNGGECKALHGKATCLCLSSWTGNKCQEAVCPQGCRNGGSCVAPGICSCPDGWVGGACHTAVCSQPCLSGGKCISPEKCRCRPSHEGPHCEKKRSQYHYLYKVKGY